Within the Leptotrichia sp. oral taxon 498 genome, the region ACTTTTCCTTCGCCAATTTCTAGTAATTTTTCCGAATCTTTTATCAGTTTTATCGCTTTTTCATATTCTTCAATCGAATCGTCAAGCGACAATTCTTCACTTTCCAATTTTTCCAAAATTTTATCAATTTGTTCAATATTTTCTTCATAAGTTTGTTTTTTTGCTGCCATTTTTTCTCCTTTATTTAATTTAAATTATTTAATTTAATTTTTAAATTTTTTTATTCAAAATTATAAAAGCTGACAATTTTTTTATTATAATTTCTCTCGTCATATTTTACAAATTTTTCTATTTTTTCCGGAATTTTTTCATATACGCCATGTTCTGAAATAATAATTCCATTTTCGTCAAGTATTTCGCACTCAAAAATTTTTTTAATTGTCTTTACTGAAATATTTTCTTTATATGGCGGATCTAAAAAAATTATGTCAAATTTTTCATTTTTTCTGCCAAGTATTTCTATCGCACGAAAAACATCATTTTTGTAAGCTCTGCAGTTGTCTGCCAAATTTAAATTATTTATGTTTTCAATAATTATTCTCAGTGCTTCTTTATCTTTTTCAATCATAACAGCTCTTTTAGCTCCACGGCTAAGTGCTTCAATCGCAATATTTCCAGTTCCCGAATATAAATCTAGAAATCTTGCATTTTCAATTTGTTCGCCAAGTATGCTAAATATCGCTTCTTTAATTCTCTCTAAAGTTGGTCTTGTATCTCTTCCTTCTCTTGAGTAAATTTTTCTGTTTTTTAATTTTCCAGCAACAACTCTCATTTTTCTCCTTTCATCTGTTAAATTAATTAATTAATAAAAATTTATGATCATTTTGTCATCTAAATTAACATTTCCCACAAGAAGTTCAAAATGTTCCTTATTTTTATTTGTACTTATATTTTTAAATTCATAGTTTTTGTAATCAATATTTTTTATTTTTTTAGCCGATTTATTATAAATATTTACATAAAAAATTTCTGCTTTATTTTTATTTAAAAAATTATTCACTAAATCAAAACTGTATGTGAAATTTTTTGTTCGCAAGAAATCTATGTTTTTTAAATCATAAGAAAGATAAAGTTTCCCTTCTTTATTTGGTTCTATAGTTTTTGAAATTGCAAACCATTCTCTTTGAATGTCTTCTCCATTTTGATTTTTGTAAATATTTTCGTCAAATTTTATAACCGCTCTCAAATTTTGAGATTTTTTGTAATCAGAGAAAAATTTTATATTGTTAATATATTTTCCACGATTATTCGTATTTTTATTGCTAAAATCTTCTTTTTCAACTTTTTCTATATTTGAATCCAGCCAAAAAAGAAAAGTTGATTTTACATTATAATTCCCAACATTCTCAAAATTGTAAAAACTTTCAACTTTTATAGTGTTATCTTTTTCAATTGTAATATTAAGATCTTCTCTTTTAATTGCAAGTGGCTCTTGCCGCACAATTTTCACATTTCCAACTGCCAAAAATTTATTATTTTGAGCAAATGTTATGACGCTAAATAAAAAAAATGTCGTTAAAATTAATATTTTTTTAAACATATTTACCTTTCTAAATTTATTTATTTATTTAATTATATAAAAATTATCATAGACTAAAGTAAATGTCAAGATATAACTAAATTTTTCTAAATATTTTATTTATACAGATTTTCAATATATTCACTTTTTTTCCCATTTTTATCATAAACAAAAATTGGCATTTCAATCAAAAGTCCGCTATTTGCATCTTTAATCGCTTCAATCATGCAAATTTTAGCATTTTCATTCCATTTAGTATAACAGTTTTTCATTCTCTTTGGCTCTAAATTATATTTTTTTAGTAATTCCAAAATTTCAATTAGCCGCTCACTCCGAAAAACTATCGAAAAACTTCCCATATTTTTTAATAAATATGTAGAAATTTTTATAATTTCTTCAATCGTCAAATTCATATTATGTCTAGCACAAGCCAATTGCTCCAAGTCATTAATCTGAGAAAAATCTCCCTTAAATTCAAAATATGGTGGATTTGTGACAATTGTGTCAAACTGCGCTTCTGAAAAAGTTTTTTTATAATTTTTAATATCTTCGTTCACAATCGAAATTTGTTCATAAAAACCGTTATTTTTAACATTTTCTTTCGCAATTTCAGCCATTGTTTCCAAAATTTCAATTCCAGTAATTTTTGCTTTACTTCGTTTTGCCAAAAGAATTGAAATAATTCCACAGCCAGTTCCAATATCAAGAATTTTTTTTGTCTTTCTGTTGATTTTCACAAAATCAGAAATTAGTACAGAATCTAAAGTGAAATTTTGAAAATCGTTTCTTTGAATAATTTTCAAATCTTTAATCGGTGTTGTCGTTTTTTCTCCATTTTTTTTCATGATTTTTTATAAAATTTTTTGCCTTTCTCATTTTTTAAACTTTTTTTCAAATTTTTTTAAATTTTTTCAATTTCTTTTTTTTTCAGAAAAATAAAAACTCTTTCTTTAATTATTATTCTTTAATAATCGAAAAAATGCAAGAAAGAGTTTTTAAGTTTAAAAAATTACAGAGAGTTTTTTCTAACCATTATATTTTCTGCATCTTCCACATTTAAAATTTTTTCATCTCCGTCAACTAACATCGTAATTAAAAATTTGTCGATATTTATGATTTTTATAAGAGATTTTATCAAGACTCCCTTTTCATTTAAATATTTTCTTATTGCAACACTTCCTTTGATGGAAGAAACTTGAACGGTGTCGCCTTCTTCAAAAGTTAAAATTGATTCAGGCTGAATATCTTTTTTTATCACTTCCAAATTGTTTAAAATGGTTTCAAAAGTTGTGACAAAAGCTTTTAGTTCTTCTTTTGGAATATTTTCTGTAATTTTTTCTAAAATTGTTGAATGAAAATTCCCGTGATAATTTAACGCCATTTCCCCTTTTTTAGAAAGTTTTACAAAAACTTTTCTTCTGTCTTCGTCAGAACGAATTCGCTCAATAAATTGCTTCTCGTTTAGTTTATTTATGGCAATTGATGCAGTTCCCATTGTAATTCCAAGTTTTTCAGCCAGTTCGTTCATTGTGATTTTATCTTGTCCGATGGCTTCAATTACATGTATTTCAGTAGTCGTGAGACATTTTATAACTTGATTTAAATTAATTTCTTCAATTTTATAGTATGTTTTATAAAATTGATCCAATAAATTTTCTATTTTATTATACATTTATTTTTCCCTCTCTTTAAAATTTTAATGAGTTAATTTTATTTTCATAATTTCCGCTAAATATGTAAGAACCTGCAACTAATATATTTGCTCCAGCTTGGACTGCCAGTTTTCCAGTTTTGTCATTTATTCCGCCATCCACTTGAATGTCAATTTCTGGTGCTAAATTTCTTAGCTCTTTTATTTTAGGAAGCATTTCAGGAATAAATCTTTGCCCGCCAAAACCAGGATTTACCGTCATAATTAAAACCATGTCAATATTGTCTAAATCATATTTTATAAAATCCAGCGGAGTCGATGGATTAAGAGCAACTCCAACTTTTTTTCCAAAAGATTTTACCAGTTGAATGGTTCTGTTCAAATGTTTCGTGCTTTCTGCGTGAATGGTTATGATGTCCGCACAGTCTTTGAATAGATGAATCAGACGGTCAGGATTTTCAACCATCAAATGAACATCAAAAACAAGTTTTGTGTGTGGTCTTATCGCTTCTAAAATTGGAGAGCCGAAACTGATATTTGGCACAAAATTTCCGTCCATTACATCAAGATGAAGAAAATCCGCTCCAAATTTTTCCACTTCTTGAATTTCCTTTTTTAAATTGCTAAAATCTGCTGCTAGTAGAGAAGGCGCAACGATTATTTCTTTTCCCATCAAAATTTCCTCTTTTCTTTTTAAATTTATTTGATTTTTATATTTTTTAGTGAATAAAGATAAAAGTCATATCGTTTCTTATGAATTTTATGATTTTGAACATTTTCTTTAATTGCGCAATTAGGTTCATTTGTGTGAATGCAGTCACGAAATTTACAATTTTTCAAAAATTCCAAAAATTCTGGAAAAAGCAGCTCTAGTTCCTTTTTGCTTTTCAATCTTGGAAAATCAAGCGTAGAAAATCCTGGCGTATCAATTATATAAGAATGCTCATCCGTCATAAAAAATCTACTCTCTGTAGTCGTGTGTCGTCCTTTTTTTGTCTTTTGACTGACATCATTTGTGGCAAGTAGCTCTTCTCCCATTAAAGAGTTAATAAGTGAAGATTTTCCTGCGCCAGACGGTCCTGAAATTACGATGGATTTCCTCTTTATATAATCTTTTAATTCTTTTATTCCAAAATTCCCTTTTATAGAAATTGGAAAAACACGGACTGTGTTTCCAAAAATTTTTAGAAACTCTTCTAAAAATTGGTTTAATTCATCTTTAGAAACAAGGTCAATCTTTGATAAAATCAAAATACACGGAATATTTTGATAATTTGAATTTAATAGCATTTTTTGAAAATTAATAAAATCAAACTTAGGATTTTCAATTGCAAATAGAATTCCAATGAAATCTATATTTGAGAGAAGTGGTCTGTGTAAATAATTTTTTCTCTCAAAAATTTTAGTTATAACTTTTTCATCTTCGTCAAATTCGACCACATCTCCAATAATACAGTTTAGTTTACTGTTTTTCACTTTTAAGCTGCCTCTCAATTTGCACTCAAAAATATTTTCTTTGCTCAAATTTTTGGCATCTTCTTTTATGACATAATAAAAACCTTTAATTTTTCTAATAACTTTTCCTTTAATTTTTTCTTTTATGATTTAGTCCCCTTTCTTTTTTATTCTCCGCTGTCATCTTCCGATTGCTGACTATCTGAATTATTTCCTTGCGATGGATTATCTTCGCTGTTTCCGCCATTTCCACTATTTGTCGGATTATTTGTGCTGTTATTATTTCCAGAATTACTGTTATCAATTTTATTAATTGTGTCATCAATTGCTTTTTCTATTCCGTTTTTATTAATGTCATTTTTTGATCTATTTATTATTTCTTCAGTTGTTTGACGTCTTCTGGCACGAGAAGCTGTATTTATGACAACTGATACATTTTGTCCCCGCTGAATTCTAGCTCCTGCTGCAGGATTTGTAGAAATAATAGTATTTAGCGGCAAAGTCTGATCGCTTGTGTAAGATACATTTTGAATATTTATCCCAACTTGTTTTGCAAGTTCTCTTGCATCATTTAAATCAAGTCCAACTATATTTGGCATAACAGACGGATCTATCATCTGCTGTGAAGATACAAGTATTGAAATTTTTTGATTGATTTCAAGTTTTGTTCCAGGTTTTGGATAAACTCCTAAAATTGTGTTATATTTTTGGTTTGAAGGATAATAATCAATTGTTTCAATTTGAATATTTTGTCCTTTTAACTTTGATCTAGCTTCTAAAAGTTCGAGTCCAATTATATTTGGGACAACTTGATTTTGACCGTTGTTTACCCAAATCTTTATAACTCTATTTACTTTAACTTTTTTCCCAGGTCGTGGATCCTGATTGTGAACCACATTTAGTGGTACTTTTTCGGTTTTTGAATGAATGACTTTAACTTTCAGTCCAGCTTCCTTTAAATATTTTATCGCTTCTTTTTCATTTAAGTTCATAACATTTGGAATAACGGTCATGCGAGTGTTAAAAAAATGTCTATCGAATACACCTCGTCCAAAAATTCCTAGTGTCACTAAACAAATCATCACAATAACAAATCTTATTATTTTACCGGGATTTAATTTTTTTTTTGTTGACATCACACACCTCATATTTTTATAGATTTTATTTTAATAAATTACTCATTTATATAATATCACAATTAATAAATAAATACAATTTTTAAATGAAAGATTGTAAACTAAAAAATCAACTCTGAAATTATAACTTTTAAAATAAAGAAAATATGGTATAATTATGATTAAGATAATAAAAAAAATAAATAAAATTTAAAAAATAAAAAAAAGGAGGATTTTATGAAAAAAATAATGATGTCTTTGATTATTTTAAGCAGCTTTAATTTGTTTTCAACAAGCGAAAATCTCATAAGAAAAATAAGCGTGACTGGAAATTCTGAAAAAGAAGTTATGCCAGATATTGCGGTTATAAATTTTTTGATTTCAGAAAAAGACAAAGATTTGAATGTGGCGACCAAAAAGACAAAAGATGTGCTGGAAAATTTTAAAAAAGAACTTGGCGCTAGAAAAATTCAAACGGGAGAAATTGAGACAGTTTCATTTTACGATACAAAAAAGACGGAGTATGAAGAAGATGTAAAGCCAAAAAATTTAAAGAATCAAAAACAAAAAAGTGAAATAAAAACGCCAGTTTCTTATACCGCTGAAATTGAGATTTTGGTAAAAAATATTGATTTTAATAGATTAAGTGGATTAATTGGCGTAGACGGGGGAAAAAATTTTAGTAAAATTGAAAAAAATTTTTCTCAAAATGCTTATTCTGTAAATTTAAAAGAAACTGATAAAACTGTGGATACAGCTTTGAATAAATTATTTGTCAAAGTAAACGATGTAAAAGAAAAATTGCAAAATTTGAGTGAAACTAAAAACGATGTCGTCTTTGGCGGATATAAAATTACTGAAAATTTTACAAATGACAGTAAAACACCTGTTGACATGTATTATGTAAATCATAATTTAAAATTGACAGTAAAAAATTTAAAAAATTTGAATACGATAATTTCCCTTGCGGCAGACAACGACATTTACATAAATGGTTCAATTCAGTTTGACTTGTCAAATAAAGATGAAATTGAGCGGCAGATGTATAAACAGGCATTTAATGAAGCCGAGAAGAAAGCTAAAAGCATTTTGAAGTCAAGTGTGCTAAAACTTGGAAAGCCAATTATAGTCAGCGAAGATTTGGATTTTCAGCAAAAAATGATAGATAAAATTGACAGTCAGTGGGAAGTGAAAGCAGTAACAAACACAGCAGAGCTTTCAGCGCCAGTAGCAGAGAGTTATCTTGAAGATCGTGTCAACTATTATAGTACATCAAAAAGGGCGGTAAATACAAAAGTTGATTACACTCCAAAACCACTAAAATTGGAGCAAAATGTGTCTGTGATGTATGAAATAAAATAAATTTTTTAGAAAGGAAAATAAAATAATGAAAAAATTTAATGGAAAAAGCATGGATTTAGTTCAAGAGAATATTAAAAAATTGAAAGAAATTTTTCCAGAAGCATTTGTGGAAGGAGAAGTAGGTTTTGATGTATTGAGACAAATTTTCGGGGGAGGGGTAGATACTTCTAAAGAAAGATATTCTCTAAACTGGAATGGAAAATCAGAAGCAAGACAGAGAGCACAGGAAGTAAGTACAGGAACATTAAGACCTGCAAAAGAAGAATCGAAGAATTGGGATAATACAGAAAATATTTATATAGAAGGAGATAATTTAGAAGTACTAAAATTGTTACAAAAATCATATTATGGGAAAATAAAAATAATATATATTGACCCGCCATATAATACAGGAAAAGATTTTGTGTATAAAGATAATCTTACAGATAGTATAGAAAATTATAAAGAAATAACAGGACAAGTAAACAAAGAAGGAGTTAAATTAACAACTAATACAGAAACTAATGGAAGATATCATTCAGATTGGTTAAGTATGATGTATCCAAGATTAAAGTTGGCAAGAAATTTATTAACAGATGATGGAGTAATATTTATATCAATAGATGATAATGAACAAGCCAACTTGAAAAAACTATGTGATGAGATATTAGGGGAAGAAAACTTTATAACAACTATGATTATAAAGAAAGCTAGTCAGATTGCGACAGAAAACACACTAAATAATCATGAGTATCTTTATATTTATACTAGAAATATTCAAATGTTTCAATTAAGTGATAATTTTATAGAAACAATCTCGAGAGGAACGATTGGGAATGAAAATCAAACAACTCCGATTATTACCTTTCCAAAAGGGTTAAAATGTTATAATTTAGAAGATGGTATATATGAGGAAACTAGAAAAGTTGAGAACAGTAAAGAAAATATTGATAATTTAGATCCTATTATAGTAAAAGAAGGAAGATTAGAAAAGGCTGTAAGATTAAAAGCTAGATGGAGAAGTCCAGGTGATATGAGAGCATTTTTTAAAAATAATTGTAAACCAACAAAAACTAAAATAAATGGAGACTTGGTAGAGATATATTTTGAAAATGATAAATTTAATCCACAGTTAAAAAAAGTTGTTAGAAAAAAGTTTAATACACTAGAAGAAATGTTTTATTTAGAGAATAAACGCGGAAGTAAAAATTTAGATGATTTGGAAATAAACTATTTTGATAATCCAAAATATGTAGGATTCATAATGTACTTATTAATGAGAAGTAGTAACAGTAACAAAAAAGAGGTAATTCTTGATTTTTTCTCAGGTTCAGCCACAACAGCTCACTCAGTAATGCAACTAAATGCCGAAGACGGAGGAAATAGAAAATATATAATGGTTCAACTTCCTGAATTATGTGAAGAAGATAAAGAAGCTTATAAAGCAGGATATAAAAATATTTGTGAAATAGGAAAAGAAAGAATAAGAAGAGCAGGAGATAAAATAAAAGAAGATGAAACATTACCACTTGAAAATAGAGAAAAACTGGATATAGGATTTAAAGTATTTAAACTGGATTCATCAAATATAAAAGAATGGGATACAGATACAAATGATTTACAACAATCTTTGTTAGATTCAGTGGAAAATATAAAATCAGATAGAAATTCGTTAGATGTCCTATACGAAATTTTATTAAAATATGGATTAGATTTAAATGTTCCAATAAAGGAAACTAAAAATTTCTACTCGATAGGAGGAGGAAT harbors:
- the xseB gene encoding exodeoxyribonuclease VII small subunit, whose amino-acid sequence is MAAKKQTYEENIEQIDKILEKLESEELSLDDSIEEYEKAIKLIKDSEKLLEIGEGKVLKVLEKNGKIEVEDLD
- the rsmD gene encoding 16S rRNA (guanine(966)-N(2))-methyltransferase RsmD, yielding MRVVAGKLKNRKIYSREGRDTRPTLERIKEAIFSILGEQIENARFLDLYSGTGNIAIEALSRGAKRAVMIEKDKEALRIIIENINNLNLADNCRAYKNDVFRAIEILGRKNEKFDIIFLDPPYKENISVKTIKKIFECEILDENGIIISEHGVYEKIPEKIEKFVKYDERNYNKKIVSFYNFE
- a CDS encoding tRNA1(Val) (adenine(37)-N6)-methyltransferase encodes the protein MKKNGEKTTTPIKDLKIIQRNDFQNFTLDSVLISDFVKINRKTKKILDIGTGCGIISILLAKRSKAKITGIEILETMAEIAKENVKNNGFYEQISIVNEDIKNYKKTFSEAQFDTIVTNPPYFEFKGDFSQINDLEQLACARHNMNLTIEEIIKISTYLLKNMGSFSIVFRSERLIEILELLKKYNLEPKRMKNCYTKWNENAKICMIEAIKDANSGLLIEMPIFVYDKNGKKSEYIENLYK
- a CDS encoding MarR family transcriptional regulator — encoded protein: MYNKIENLLDQFYKTYYKIEEINLNQVIKCLTTTEIHVIEAIGQDKITMNELAEKLGITMGTASIAINKLNEKQFIERIRSDEDRRKVFVKLSKKGEMALNYHGNFHSTILEKITENIPKEELKAFVTTFETILNNLEVIKKDIQPESILTFEEGDTVQVSSIKGSVAIRKYLNEKGVLIKSLIKIINIDKFLITMLVDGDEKILNVEDAENIMVRKNSL
- the rpe gene encoding ribulose-phosphate 3-epimerase translates to MGKEIIVAPSLLAADFSNLKKEIQEVEKFGADFLHLDVMDGNFVPNISFGSPILEAIRPHTKLVFDVHLMVENPDRLIHLFKDCADIITIHAESTKHLNRTIQLVKSFGKKVGVALNPSTPLDFIKYDLDNIDMVLIMTVNPGFGGQRFIPEMLPKIKELRNLAPEIDIQVDGGINDKTGKLAVQAGANILVAGSYIFSGNYENKINSLKF
- the rsgA gene encoding ribosome small subunit-dependent GTPase A, with the translated sequence MIKEKIKGKVIRKIKGFYYVIKEDAKNLSKENIFECKLRGSLKVKNSKLNCIIGDVVEFDEDEKVITKIFERKNYLHRPLLSNIDFIGILFAIENPKFDFINFQKMLLNSNYQNIPCILILSKIDLVSKDELNQFLEEFLKIFGNTVRVFPISIKGNFGIKELKDYIKRKSIVISGPSGAGKSSLINSLMGEELLATNDVSQKTKKGRHTTTESRFFMTDEHSYIIDTPGFSTLDFPRLKSKKELELLFPEFLEFLKNCKFRDCIHTNEPNCAIKENVQNHKIHKKRYDFYLYSLKNIKIK
- a CDS encoding PASTA domain-containing protein yields the protein MSTKKKLNPGKIIRFVIVMICLVTLGIFGRGVFDRHFFNTRMTVIPNVMNLNEKEAIKYLKEAGLKVKVIHSKTEKVPLNVVHNQDPRPGKKVKVNRVIKIWVNNGQNQVVPNIIGLELLEARSKLKGQNIQIETIDYYPSNQKYNTILGVYPKPGTKLEINQKISILVSSQQMIDPSVMPNIVGLDLNDARELAKQVGINIQNVSYTSDQTLPLNTIISTNPAAGARIQRGQNVSVVINTASRARRRQTTEEIINRSKNDINKNGIEKAIDDTINKIDNSNSGNNNSTNNPTNSGNGGNSEDNPSQGNNSDSQQSEDDSGE
- a CDS encoding SIMPL domain-containing protein (The SIMPL domain is named for its presence in mouse protein SIMPL (signalling molecule that associates with mouse pelle-like kinase). Bacterial member BP26, from Brucella, was shown to assemble into a channel-like structure, while YggE from E. coli has been associated with resistance to oxidative stress.); the encoded protein is MKKIMMSLIILSSFNLFSTSENLIRKISVTGNSEKEVMPDIAVINFLISEKDKDLNVATKKTKDVLENFKKELGARKIQTGEIETVSFYDTKKTEYEEDVKPKNLKNQKQKSEIKTPVSYTAEIEILVKNIDFNRLSGLIGVDGGKNFSKIEKNFSQNAYSVNLKETDKTVDTALNKLFVKVNDVKEKLQNLSETKNDVVFGGYKITENFTNDSKTPVDMYYVNHNLKLTVKNLKNLNTIISLAADNDIYINGSIQFDLSNKDEIERQMYKQAFNEAEKKAKSILKSSVLKLGKPIIVSEDLDFQQKMIDKIDSQWEVKAVTNTAELSAPVAESYLEDRVNYYSTSKRAVNTKVDYTPKPLKLEQNVSVMYEIK
- a CDS encoding site-specific DNA-methyltransferase, with product MKKFNGKSMDLVQENIKKLKEIFPEAFVEGEVGFDVLRQIFGGGVDTSKERYSLNWNGKSEARQRAQEVSTGTLRPAKEESKNWDNTENIYIEGDNLEVLKLLQKSYYGKIKIIYIDPPYNTGKDFVYKDNLTDSIENYKEITGQVNKEGVKLTTNTETNGRYHSDWLSMMYPRLKLARNLLTDDGVIFISIDDNEQANLKKLCDEILGEENFITTMIIKKASQIATENTLNNHEYLYIYTRNIQMFQLSDNFIETISRGTIGNENQTTPIITFPKGLKCYNLEDGIYEETRKVENSKENIDNLDPIIVKEGRLEKAVRLKARWRSPGDMRAFFKNNCKPTKTKINGDLVEIYFENDKFNPQLKKVVRKKFNTLEEMFYLENKRGSKNLDDLEINYFDNPKYVGFIMYLLMRSSNSNKKEVILDFFSGSATTAHSVMQLNAEDGGNRKYIMVQLPELCEEDKEAYKAGYKNICEIGKERIRRAGDKIKEDETLPLENREKLDIGFKVFKLDSSNIKEWDTDTNDLQQSLLDSVENIKSDRNSLDVLYEILLKYGLDLNVPIKETKNFYSIGGGILLVSLNNEIDLDVINSICEEYKKILEINKEFKTTVILRDNSFKNDVDKTNALKRLEQVGISEIRSI